One part of the Natronosalvus amylolyticus genome encodes these proteins:
- a CDS encoding BMP family lipoprotein, whose amino-acid sequence MVQDSCEHEGEGNASRTDLRGRISRRRVLGSSAAFGAITIAGCLGNGDDDGNGDDDGTGDDDGNGNGNGNGEADGGQVAIISSDAGFGDNAFNDNALAGLEEAAEDFGLEVTQVEETETAQFAARQEDLAAEGAYDLIVMVGYQHWEGLAENAEQYPDQYWMLINDHVEGAENVSGWIEMNNEMSFLAGVAAATLTQEDIQHGDSSTDPDESVVGFAGGEDIDLINAFEQSYIEGVEWIDDSIDVLTGYGGSFSDVEALNEVASSQFDDGADIVWHAAAAAGAGAFSAAQDNDRFALGVDTDQSVGDEQYADVILGSAIKALNEATYMVTEAVVEDNWEDVSGEQNLSIENEGIDFIVGQEFVGELPDSLDENIEAARQAFIDDEIELTCGPTGC is encoded by the coding sequence ATGGTGCAAGATAGCTGTGAACACGAAGGGGAAGGGAACGCCTCACGAACAGATCTAAGGGGAAGAATCAGCCGACGACGCGTACTGGGCTCGAGTGCGGCATTTGGTGCGATTACGATTGCCGGTTGTCTCGGCAACGGGGACGACGACGGAAACGGCGACGACGATGGGACCGGCGACGATGACGGGAACGGGAATGGAAACGGCAATGGTGAAGCTGACGGTGGACAGGTCGCCATCATTTCAAGTGACGCCGGATTCGGCGACAACGCGTTCAATGACAACGCCCTAGCCGGTCTCGAAGAGGCCGCCGAGGACTTCGGTCTCGAGGTCACACAGGTCGAGGAGACCGAAACCGCACAGTTCGCCGCGAGACAGGAAGATCTGGCCGCCGAAGGGGCTTACGACCTCATCGTGATGGTTGGCTACCAACATTGGGAAGGCTTGGCCGAAAATGCAGAGCAGTACCCCGACCAGTATTGGATGTTAATTAACGACCACGTCGAGGGTGCGGAAAACGTGTCCGGTTGGATCGAGATGAACAACGAGATGTCGTTCCTCGCTGGCGTTGCAGCAGCTACCCTCACGCAGGAGGATATTCAGCACGGAGATAGTTCGACTGACCCGGACGAATCAGTCGTTGGATTCGCTGGGGGGGAGGATATCGATCTCATCAACGCCTTCGAACAGTCCTATATCGAAGGTGTCGAGTGGATTGATGACAGTATCGACGTCCTCACAGGCTACGGCGGGAGTTTCTCCGACGTCGAGGCGCTCAACGAGGTAGCCAGTTCACAGTTCGACGACGGTGCGGATATCGTCTGGCACGCCGCGGCCGCCGCGGGCGCTGGCGCGTTCTCCGCAGCGCAGGATAACGATCGGTTCGCTCTCGGCGTCGACACCGACCAGTCTGTCGGCGACGAACAATACGCCGATGTAATCCTCGGTTCTGCAATCAAAGCGCTCAATGAGGCCACCTACATGGTGACCGAGGCGGTCGTCGAAGATAATTGGGAAGACGTCTCTGGTGAACAGAACCTGAGTATCGAAAACGAAGGAATCGATTTCATCGTCGGCCAGGAGTTCGTCGGAGAACTGCCAGACTCGCTCGACGAGAACATCGAAGCCGCCAGACAGGCGTTCATCGACGACGAAATCGAACTCACCTGCGGTCCGACTGGTTGTTAG
- a CDS encoding ABC transporter permease, whose protein sequence is MSDAEPGRFRGVLDWAANRMLNATVLERIGIAVGSTLLALAIGLIIVAAVGHDPFQFARDLAVGAFGSQRAFSRTLQFTTLFILAGVAVAVAFRAGVFNIGVQGQLIIGGISSTLAMIWVAPILPNGTGGGIVLIILGLVVAAVTGGLYGAFPGALKAYYGANEIITTIMLNFIAIGIVGWAVDGPLRPDDARSVRTAYLPDNVGFPQLVFENPNFSIVGLALAIAVVVIVSIVMTRTSLGYDMVTSGYQQPAATFSGVASKRMIVMTMTISGMIAGLVGAVFAIMVQGYFIDPTGIGNYGFDAIAVSLLAANNPLGVVPAALLFGALDSSSSYVQIHSGVPVQLIDGIVGLVVLFVAAPELFRMIAQRTGLGGEDK, encoded by the coding sequence ATGAGCGATGCAGAACCCGGCCGATTTCGCGGTGTGCTAGATTGGGCAGCGAACCGAATGCTCAATGCGACTGTATTAGAACGCATCGGTATTGCGGTTGGGTCAACTCTGCTGGCGCTGGCTATCGGACTAATCATCGTGGCCGCGGTCGGTCACGACCCGTTCCAGTTTGCACGCGACCTGGCCGTTGGGGCCTTTGGCAGCCAGCGAGCGTTCTCTCGGACCCTCCAGTTTACGACCCTGTTTATTCTCGCTGGCGTCGCGGTCGCAGTCGCCTTTCGAGCCGGTGTGTTCAACATCGGTGTTCAGGGACAGTTGATTATCGGCGGTATTTCCTCGACCCTCGCGATGATCTGGGTCGCTCCGATCTTGCCAAACGGGACGGGAGGGGGCATCGTTTTGATTATCCTTGGATTGGTCGTTGCCGCTGTCACCGGTGGCCTCTATGGAGCGTTTCCGGGCGCATTGAAAGCCTACTACGGGGCAAATGAGATTATCACTACGATTATGCTGAATTTTATCGCCATCGGTATCGTCGGCTGGGCCGTCGACGGTCCGCTCCGTCCCGACGATGCCCGGTCCGTTCGGACGGCGTATCTCCCTGATAACGTCGGCTTTCCACAGCTCGTTTTCGAAAACCCGAACTTCTCTATCGTCGGGCTCGCTCTCGCCATCGCGGTCGTGGTCATCGTCTCTATCGTGATGACACGAACGAGTCTCGGATACGATATGGTGACCAGTGGCTATCAACAGCCTGCGGCCACCTTCTCTGGGGTCGCCTCAAAACGTATGATCGTCATGACGATGACCATTTCGGGGATGATTGCCGGCCTGGTCGGCGCAGTCTTCGCTATTATGGTCCAGGGCTACTTTATCGATCCCACTGGCATCGGTAACTACGGTTTCGACGCTATTGCCGTGAGCTTGCTCGCGGCGAACAACCCCCTGGGCGTCGTTCCTGCAGCACTGCTTTTCGGCGCACTCGATTCCTCGAGTTCGTACGTACAGATTCACAGCGGTGTTCCCGTGCAGTTAATCGACGGGATCGTCGGCCTGGTCGTGCTGTTCGTCGCTGCGCCGGAGCTATTCAGAATGATTGCCCAACGGACGGGGCTCGGGGGTGAGGACAAATGA
- the trxA gene encoding thioredoxin: MTTDSTTNDTTATDPASSPVYIESADHLSQVVDEHDVVLVDFFATWCGPCQMLEPVLETLAEETDAVIAKVDVDQLQQLAAHYGVRGVPTILLFADGQQVEQHVGVLPEAQMRQLIDNYTN; the protein is encoded by the coding sequence ATGACAACTGATTCAACTACGAACGATACGACGGCGACAGACCCGGCGTCGTCGCCAGTGTATATCGAAAGCGCAGACCACCTCTCCCAGGTCGTCGACGAGCACGACGTCGTCCTCGTCGACTTTTTCGCCACCTGGTGTGGTCCGTGTCAGATGCTCGAGCCAGTCCTCGAGACGCTAGCAGAAGAAACGGACGCGGTAATCGCCAAAGTCGACGTCGACCAGCTCCAGCAGCTGGCCGCCCACTACGGCGTCCGCGGCGTCCCAACGATCTTGCTCTTTGCGGACGGCCAGCAGGTCGAACAGCACGTCGGCGTCCTGCCAGAGGCACAGATGCGACAGCTGATCGATAACTACACCAACTAA
- a CDS encoding M20 family metallopeptidase translates to MAFDLSPVTRDELVTRTLELVGHETSNPPGDTRAIVRSLEDTVSASGLETERFASDPAKPNLLATIPGTREETVLYSGHLDTVPYDPDGWSYDPLGERVEDRVYGRGTTDMKGAVAAMVELARYYATSDEKPPLTLTFAFVSDEEVGGPAGVKALLEADKLEADACVIGEPTCTSDAHSVTVADRGSIWLTLEATGESAHGSRPMLGTNAIDRLWGAITKVRTGLEDQPLSIPPEVEPILEESLEYYAPSMGREVARDLFRYPTINLGTIEGGDAVNSVPRFARAELDVRLSAGVDTESLLEQIRSWVADVEGVTIADVSWSVGSSERPDSPLVTALTEAAETVLETRVFKRSATGGGDAKRLRQAGIPTVEFAVATDTVHACDEYITVDALARTAAVYHSLPAVLAEQLA, encoded by the coding sequence GTGGCCTTCGATCTGTCACCGGTTACTCGAGACGAACTCGTCACACGAACACTCGAGTTAGTCGGCCACGAGACGTCGAACCCGCCGGGTGACACCCGTGCGATCGTTCGCTCGCTCGAGGACACCGTTTCAGCGTCCGGTCTCGAGACCGAACGATTTGCAAGCGATCCAGCCAAGCCAAACCTGCTCGCGACGATACCCGGAACGCGCGAGGAAACCGTGTTGTATAGCGGCCACCTCGACACCGTCCCCTACGATCCTGACGGATGGTCGTACGACCCGCTCGGCGAACGCGTCGAGGACAGGGTGTACGGACGCGGGACGACGGATATGAAAGGAGCGGTTGCAGCGATGGTCGAACTCGCACGATACTACGCGACGAGCGACGAGAAGCCACCACTCACGCTCACCTTTGCGTTCGTGAGTGATGAAGAAGTCGGCGGCCCTGCCGGTGTGAAGGCACTGCTCGAAGCCGACAAACTCGAGGCGGACGCCTGCGTTATCGGAGAACCGACCTGTACCAGCGATGCGCACTCGGTGACGGTGGCTGACCGGGGCAGCATCTGGCTCACCCTCGAAGCCACGGGCGAGTCGGCACATGGCTCGCGACCAATGCTCGGGACCAACGCGATCGATCGCCTCTGGGGGGCGATTACGAAAGTGCGAACCGGGCTCGAGGATCAGCCGCTGTCGATTCCGCCCGAGGTAGAACCGATTCTCGAGGAGTCACTCGAGTACTACGCACCATCGATGGGGCGGGAGGTCGCGCGCGACCTGTTTCGGTATCCGACGATCAATCTGGGAACGATCGAGGGCGGTGATGCCGTCAACAGCGTTCCCCGGTTCGCTCGAGCGGAACTCGACGTGCGATTGAGCGCCGGTGTCGATACCGAGAGTCTCCTCGAACAAATCCGTTCGTGGGTGGCCGACGTCGAGGGTGTCACCATCGCCGACGTCAGCTGGAGTGTCGGTTCCTCCGAACGGCCGGATAGTCCGCTCGTGACAGCCCTCACTGAGGCGGCTGAAACCGTCCTCGAGACCCGTGTATTCAAACGAAGTGCGACCGGCGGCGGTGACGCAAAGCGATTACGACAGGCAGGCATTCCCACCGTGGAGTTCGCCGTGGCGACGGATACAGTGCATGCCTGTGATGAGTACATCACTGTCGATGCGCTCGCTCGGACGGCGGCAGTCTATCACTCGTTGCCTGCGGTACTTGCGGAGCAATTGGCGTGA
- a CDS encoding aminotransferase class V-fold PLP-dependent enzyme yields the protein MNFETLRADIPALERGIYLNTGAGGPSPRRVVDAATKALEAHEYNDPVDTGMYAAAGERIDGAKTGVAELLNASESEIALTESTTDSINRIAGAFDWQEGDVVVRTDLEHPAGMLPWAKLERAHGVEVRVLETERGRVDIDAVKDAVEDARVLFFSSITWSHGTRLPVAELVDIAHDAGALAVVDAVQSPGQTTVDVTEWNADFVVGAGHKWLLGPFGAGFLYVKPGVEEGCVPSAIGYKSVVTPTDPDYEYIDGAGRFEFGTTTPAPYAGLEAAIDIHQSLGTEAIESRIETLTDRLKSGLDDETLLSPRSFESGLVTLDVDDPEATVSRLSDADITVRSLPFPDGIRVSVHAFNTRGDIDALLEAL from the coding sequence ATGAACTTCGAGACACTCCGTGCCGATATCCCGGCACTCGAGCGAGGCATTTACCTCAACACCGGCGCAGGCGGCCCGAGCCCACGTCGAGTCGTCGACGCCGCAACGAAAGCACTCGAGGCCCACGAGTACAACGACCCGGTCGACACCGGTATGTACGCCGCCGCTGGCGAGCGAATCGATGGGGCGAAAACGGGTGTCGCCGAATTGCTCAACGCCAGCGAATCGGAAATCGCGCTCACCGAGAGCACCACCGACAGCATCAACCGCATCGCTGGGGCCTTCGATTGGCAAGAAGGTGACGTCGTCGTCCGCACCGACCTCGAGCACCCTGCCGGTATGCTCCCCTGGGCCAAACTCGAGCGGGCCCACGGTGTCGAGGTTCGCGTCCTCGAGACGGAACGCGGTCGGGTCGACATCGACGCGGTCAAAGATGCCGTCGAAGACGCCCGAGTGCTTTTCTTCAGCTCGATCACCTGGAGTCACGGCACGCGGTTGCCAGTCGCCGAACTCGTCGATATCGCCCACGACGCCGGGGCACTCGCCGTGGTCGATGCCGTCCAGTCGCCAGGCCAGACCACTGTCGACGTAACCGAGTGGAACGCCGATTTCGTCGTCGGTGCTGGCCACAAGTGGCTCCTCGGCCCGTTCGGGGCCGGCTTCCTCTATGTGAAACCCGGTGTCGAAGAAGGGTGTGTCCCATCGGCAATCGGATACAAAAGTGTGGTCACCCCCACCGACCCCGACTACGAGTACATCGACGGAGCTGGCCGCTTCGAATTCGGCACGACGACGCCAGCCCCGTATGCCGGCCTCGAGGCAGCTATCGATATTCACCAGTCACTCGGCACGGAGGCCATCGAATCGCGCATCGAAACGCTCACCGACCGACTCAAATCGGGTCTCGACGACGAGACACTGTTGAGCCCTCGTTCGTTCGAGTCCGGGCTGGTGACGCTCGACGTCGATGACCCGGAAGCGACTGTCTCGAGGCTCTCGGATGCCGACATCACCGTTCGCTCGTTGCCGTTCCCGGACGGTATCAGAGTGTCGGTCCACGCGTTCAACACCCGCGGAGATATCGACGCGCTACTCGAGGCGCTGTAG
- a CDS encoding helix-turn-helix domain-containing protein: MANSMAEQLQQDMQCEGLLECIHGLKQLDKECFQALVQSDDPLTIDEVAEKVDRERSTAYRAIQRLLQSGFIQKEQINYEQGGYYHVYRPTDPEQIANDMQRMLNDWYAKMGQLIQEFEDKYDQNIERQLQANS; this comes from the coding sequence ATGGCAAACTCGATGGCAGAACAACTGCAGCAGGATATGCAGTGTGAAGGCCTGCTGGAGTGTATCCACGGGCTCAAGCAACTCGATAAGGAGTGTTTTCAGGCGCTCGTCCAGAGCGATGACCCGCTGACGATCGACGAAGTCGCTGAGAAAGTGGACCGTGAACGCTCGACGGCTTATCGGGCAATTCAGCGATTGCTCCAGAGTGGCTTCATCCAGAAAGAACAGATCAACTACGAACAGGGTGGATACTACCACGTCTACCGGCCAACCGATCCAGAGCAGATCGCCAACGACATGCAGCGCATGCTCAACGACTGGTACGCCAAAATGGGCCAGTTGATCCAGGAGTTCGAGGACAAATACGACCAGAACATCGAACGACAGTTACAAGCGAACAGCTAG
- a CDS encoding ABC transporter permease, with product MSVADYTAKRSVRLGGLALIALIALAGIAVLLFDIPLDRIFTVGFVNRTLVGASPIALAAIGGLYAEKSGVFNIGLEGFMIFGAITAAAVMYGMGGTSPSQPHIWLSIAIAVAFTLALTVLYAVLLIRYKADQIVAGLAIWFMGLGFAPFAASLLWDTVRSPGLASINNYAVPYLQDIPYIGTIVFNQSPLVLFTVIVVVVSWVFLYRTQYGYWIQAAGDNPKALDTAGVDVNRVRYATVIFSGAMAGLGGAVLLAHAGDFVGTGETMVDGRGWIAIVAYLFGNYNPLGAAGAALLFSGLDMLQVQFQTTDITFFGRDISARLIGLAPYIGVIIVLTVWGKTRMPSSVGEPYEKEE from the coding sequence ATGAGCGTTGCAGATTATACGGCCAAGCGGAGCGTTCGCCTGGGAGGATTGGCGCTCATAGCCCTCATTGCCCTCGCTGGAATCGCCGTGCTACTGTTCGACATTCCCCTCGATCGAATATTCACCGTGGGCTTCGTCAATCGAACACTCGTCGGCGCATCGCCAATCGCCCTCGCCGCAATCGGCGGTCTCTACGCCGAAAAAAGTGGTGTGTTCAACATCGGTCTCGAGGGGTTCATGATCTTTGGAGCGATCACCGCAGCAGCCGTCATGTACGGGATGGGCGGGACCTCGCCGAGTCAACCACATATCTGGCTCTCAATCGCGATCGCAGTGGCCTTCACACTCGCACTCACCGTGCTTTACGCGGTGCTTTTGATCCGGTACAAAGCTGACCAGATCGTCGCCGGACTCGCTATCTGGTTCATGGGTCTCGGATTTGCACCCTTTGCCGCCTCCTTGCTCTGGGACACGGTTCGGAGTCCAGGGCTGGCGAGCATCAACAACTATGCAGTCCCGTATCTCCAGGATATTCCGTACATCGGGACTATCGTGTTCAACCAATCACCCCTGGTTCTTTTTACCGTCATCGTGGTCGTTGTCTCCTGGGTGTTTCTGTACCGTACCCAGTACGGCTACTGGATACAAGCCGCCGGCGATAATCCGAAAGCACTCGATACGGCCGGTGTCGACGTCAATCGAGTGCGGTATGCGACCGTTATTTTTTCGGGGGCTATGGCCGGACTCGGTGGTGCAGTCTTGCTCGCACATGCGGGGGATTTCGTCGGGACCGGCGAGACGATGGTCGATGGTCGTGGATGGATTGCCATCGTCGCCTACCTGTTCGGAAACTACAACCCACTCGGTGCAGCAGGTGCCGCATTACTGTTCTCCGGGCTAGACATGCTGCAAGTGCAGTTCCAGACGACTGATATCACCTTTTTCGGCCGAGACATTTCTGCCCGACTCATCGGGTTAGCGCCGTACATTGGCGTCATTATTGTACTCACCGTCTGGGGGAAAACGCGAATGCCGTCATCGGTCGGCGAACCCTACGAAAAAGAAGAATGA
- a CDS encoding NAD(P)/FAD-dependent oxidoreductase — protein sequence MTETPHQDTPRELVIVGSGVAGLSAAVYAARADLEPLVLEGPEPGGQLTLTTEVENYLGFPDGIGGMELIQRGKQQAERFGAEFTHGEVEQADLEGRPFALELATGDVIHTKALIVATGASARWVGAENESELMGYGLSTCATCDGAFHRGDDVLVIGGGDSAMEEALFLTKFADSVTVVHRRDELRASDIMARRARENENISFRWNTELLEIHGSTETGVTGARLVSHPDGHPTAKDDGVTFEDVEVGGIFYGVGHVPNTDFLAETGVDRDETGYIVTLEGMTTETAVEGVFAAGDVMDPDYRQAITAAGTGSMAALDAEGWLDEQPESAAEPETEAASPQL from the coding sequence ATGACAGAGACACCCCATCAGGACACCCCACGAGAACTCGTCATCGTCGGCTCGGGCGTTGCCGGCCTCTCCGCAGCCGTCTACGCGGCCCGCGCCGACCTCGAGCCGCTGGTTCTCGAGGGGCCGGAACCGGGCGGACAGCTGACGCTCACGACGGAGGTCGAGAACTATCTGGGCTTCCCCGATGGCATCGGCGGGATGGAACTCATCCAGCGCGGCAAACAGCAAGCCGAGCGATTCGGTGCCGAATTTACCCACGGCGAAGTCGAACAGGCCGACCTCGAGGGACGCCCATTCGCCCTCGAGTTGGCCACGGGCGACGTGATTCACACGAAGGCCCTGATCGTCGCCACGGGGGCGAGCGCCCGCTGGGTCGGTGCCGAAAACGAGAGCGAACTCATGGGGTATGGGCTTTCGACATGTGCAACATGTGACGGTGCGTTCCACCGCGGAGACGACGTGCTGGTGATCGGCGGCGGCGACAGCGCGATGGAAGAAGCGCTCTTCCTCACGAAGTTCGCCGACAGCGTGACAGTCGTCCACCGACGGGACGAACTTCGGGCCTCTGACATCATGGCCCGGCGTGCCCGCGAGAACGAGAATATTTCGTTCCGCTGGAACACTGAACTACTCGAGATCCACGGCTCGACCGAAACCGGCGTCACCGGCGCAAGGCTGGTGAGCCATCCGGACGGGCATCCGACGGCGAAAGACGACGGCGTCACCTTCGAGGACGTCGAGGTCGGGGGCATCTTCTACGGTGTCGGCCACGTCCCGAACACCGACTTCCTCGCCGAAACCGGGGTCGACCGAGACGAAACCGGATACATCGTCACGCTCGAGGGCATGACGACCGAAACTGCCGTCGAAGGCGTCTTCGCGGCAGGTGACGTCATGGACCCCGATTACAGACAGGCGATTACGGCCGCGGGGACCGGCAGCATGGCCGCCCTCGACGCCGAAGGCTGGCTCGACGAACAGCCCGAATCAGCTGCCGAGCCCGAAACGGAAGCAGCCAGCCCACAGCTCTAA
- a CDS encoding ABC transporter ATP-binding protein, which yields MAVSGEPPTVRLEGITKTFGDVVANDDVTFSLESGSIHALLGENGSGKTTLMSVLYGLYEQDEGTIYIDSEPRTINSPQDAMDAGIGMIHQHFQLVEPMTVLQNVILGHEPTSSGLVDEETARVDIREICDRYGFNVDKHLDTPVEELDLGTRQRIEIVKSLYRGAEILILDEPTAVLTPQEVDGLMRLMEDLKAAGRSLIFISHKLDEVLGVADEISVLRDGAAVGTVDAANTNEQELARMMVGREVLFDRLDRDATVGDPVFHAESISVTGDRGLEQVTNIDLTLHENEILGIAGVQGNGQSELAEALTGLRSVASGTIRFRGTDITGTGRRERIELGIGYIPSDRQVEGLVQNYDLVKNALLGNQTIEPYSKSGWLDWGEVSRHANEIIDEFDVQPQNPRASATSLSGGNQQKFIVGREIGHDPDVMVASQPTRGVDIGSIEFIHNRLIELRDAGLGIIVISSKLDEIQKLADRIAVMYEGEFIHTVDPESVTEEELGLLMAGKTLEDELSDSIAETVETDSEVNS from the coding sequence ATGGCTGTAAGCGGTGAGCCGCCGACGGTCCGCCTCGAGGGTATCACGAAAACCTTCGGCGACGTGGTGGCTAACGACGATGTGACGTTCTCGCTCGAAAGCGGAAGCATCCACGCATTACTGGGCGAGAACGGGTCCGGAAAGACGACGCTGATGAGCGTCTTGTACGGGCTTTACGAACAGGACGAGGGGACGATCTACATCGACAGCGAACCCAGGACAATCAATTCGCCACAGGATGCGATGGATGCGGGAATCGGCATGATACACCAGCACTTCCAACTGGTCGAACCGATGACGGTGTTACAAAACGTCATCCTGGGGCACGAACCAACAAGTAGCGGCCTCGTCGATGAAGAGACCGCTCGAGTCGATATTCGGGAAATCTGTGACCGATACGGGTTCAACGTCGACAAGCATCTCGACACGCCGGTCGAAGAACTCGACCTGGGTACGCGACAACGGATCGAAATCGTAAAAAGCCTCTATCGAGGGGCAGAAATCCTGATTCTGGACGAGCCAACTGCAGTACTTACTCCGCAGGAGGTTGACGGGCTCATGAGACTGATGGAAGACCTCAAAGCGGCTGGGCGGTCGCTTATATTCATCTCACACAAACTCGACGAGGTGTTGGGTGTTGCTGACGAGATTAGCGTCTTACGCGACGGTGCCGCCGTTGGAACCGTTGACGCCGCCAACACCAACGAGCAGGAACTGGCTCGGATGATGGTCGGACGCGAGGTCCTATTTGACCGACTGGATCGCGACGCGACTGTTGGTGACCCAGTATTCCACGCCGAGTCGATCAGTGTCACTGGAGATAGGGGACTCGAACAGGTAACAAATATCGACCTCACACTTCACGAAAACGAGATCCTTGGTATCGCTGGGGTGCAAGGAAACGGCCAGAGCGAACTCGCGGAAGCGCTCACTGGCTTGCGCTCCGTTGCGTCCGGGACCATTCGCTTTCGGGGCACCGATATCACGGGGACCGGTCGTCGCGAACGGATCGAACTCGGTATCGGCTACATCCCCTCAGATAGGCAAGTAGAAGGGCTCGTCCAAAACTACGACCTGGTCAAAAACGCACTCCTCGGAAATCAGACTATCGAGCCGTATTCGAAAAGTGGGTGGCTCGACTGGGGCGAGGTCTCCAGACACGCAAACGAGATTATCGACGAGTTCGACGTTCAACCACAGAACCCGCGAGCGAGCGCAACCTCACTCTCCGGCGGCAATCAGCAGAAGTTCATCGTCGGACGTGAAATCGGACACGACCCAGACGTGATGGTAGCTTCCCAACCAACACGAGGAGTCGACATCGGATCGATCGAGTTTATCCACAATCGGTTGATCGAACTCCGGGATGCGGGACTCGGTATCATCGTTATTTCCTCAAAGCTGGATGAGATTCAGAAACTCGCCGACCGAATCGCAGTCATGTACGAGGGAGAATTTATTCACACCGTCGATCCTGAATCCGTGACCGAGGAAGAACTCGGGCTGTTGATGGCCGGGAAGACGCTCGAAGATGAGCTATCCGATAGCATCGCCGAAACAGTCGAAACCGATAGCGAGGTGAATTCATGA
- a CDS encoding vitamin K epoxide reductase family protein, which produces MATQSTNLFDYEWGYNSSVSTLFGVFMGVAIVGWMVSMMLTAIHFFALPAIPADAPVQGSIEVITSPYAYVFGVPLATLGAFYYLTTIGLTLWWFDTRHPLIIKILTPITATGVLASSYFVWLQLVPIGEICPFCMVSASATVILFGLELGILKQSSTPKLSSMTGDLGRVIGSTNFAIVIFPVLIGVVTVLGLFVVTMLPLPEPVPFA; this is translated from the coding sequence ATGGCAACACAATCAACGAACCTGTTCGACTACGAATGGGGGTATAATTCGAGCGTGTCCACGCTGTTTGGCGTGTTCATGGGAGTTGCAATCGTCGGCTGGATGGTCAGCATGATGCTCACCGCTATCCACTTTTTCGCCCTCCCGGCAATACCGGCTGATGCACCAGTGCAAGGCTCAATCGAAGTGATCACGAGTCCATACGCGTACGTTTTCGGCGTTCCGCTGGCAACCCTCGGAGCGTTTTATTACCTGACGACCATCGGACTCACGCTCTGGTGGTTCGACACGCGCCACCCACTGATCATCAAAATCCTGACGCCAATCACAGCGACGGGTGTCCTCGCATCATCGTACTTCGTGTGGCTGCAACTGGTCCCGATCGGCGAGATCTGCCCGTTCTGCATGGTCTCGGCATCTGCGACCGTCATCCTGTTCGGCCTCGAGCTGGGCATCCTCAAACAAAGCTCCACCCCAAAGCTCTCGAGTATGACCGGTGATCTGGGCCGCGTCATCGGCTCGACCAACTTCGCCATCGTGATATTCCCGGTCCTTATCGGCGTCGTCACCGTGCTGGGACTGTTCGTCGTGACGATGCTCCCACTTCCCGAACCAGTTCCGTTCGCCTGA